In the genome of Terribacillus sp. FSL K6-0262, one region contains:
- a CDS encoding polysaccharide biosynthesis protein — protein MALSTMIRGTLLLTAATFLSKFLGIIYVIPFNALVGSSGGALFNFAYTPYNILISISTIGIPLGVSKFVSKYNGLGDYRTSQRVFKTGFRIMGATGILAFLIMYFGADWIAQWSVGDGKSGFTTDTVAYVIKLVSFANLIIPAMSIVRGFFQGNQSMGPSAVSTVVEQIARIVFLLLSAYLALHVFHQNIAVAVGYATFAAFVGALASCAVLYVYWRARKPHLELKMRQQTVRPAPISDRSIIKELLSYAGPFVVTGIATSLYQFIDQFTMPRALEAIGQGNVAVDIFGVINFYGQKIITIPMTLSIGLSLAAVPAITRAFFADDRKLYLQQINQSLQIVLFLILPASIGIALLGSEAYTAFYGTEAVLNPDIRAGNLMVWYAPVALLFALFTTTSSILQGINEQRFSVISLTAGLLVKIFFNIPLIHAFGAKGAIFGTALAVGIATVLNFLKMKHVLHFPVRQLAKRTLLILIFTAIMSAVVLLIKFLLGFAITFQDGQVASAVIIFVCALFGGGVYMILSYKSTLLERVLGNRIGFLDRLLKRRKG, from the coding sequence ATGGCTTTGTCGACTATGATTCGCGGGACATTGCTGCTGACGGCAGCTACATTCCTGTCGAAGTTTCTCGGGATCATCTATGTTATCCCGTTCAATGCATTGGTAGGTTCCTCTGGTGGAGCTTTATTCAACTTTGCATACACCCCATATAATATATTGATCAGTATTTCTACAATCGGTATTCCGTTAGGTGTTTCAAAATTTGTATCAAAATATAATGGCTTAGGGGATTATCGAACAAGCCAGCGCGTTTTCAAAACCGGCTTCAGAATCATGGGGGCAACCGGTATCCTGGCATTCCTCATCATGTATTTCGGAGCCGATTGGATTGCACAGTGGAGTGTCGGGGACGGAAAGTCAGGTTTTACGACAGACACTGTTGCTTATGTTATCAAGCTCGTCAGTTTCGCTAACCTTATCATACCTGCAATGAGTATCGTCAGGGGATTTTTCCAAGGTAACCAATCGATGGGACCATCGGCCGTTTCCACTGTGGTGGAACAAATCGCGCGTATTGTATTCTTGTTGCTCAGTGCTTATCTTGCCCTGCATGTTTTCCATCAAAACATTGCCGTAGCTGTCGGATATGCGACCTTCGCTGCCTTTGTCGGCGCGCTTGCTTCCTGTGCAGTGCTCTATGTTTATTGGCGTGCCCGCAAGCCGCATCTGGAGCTGAAAATGAGACAGCAGACTGTACGCCCTGCCCCGATTTCAGATAGGTCCATCATTAAAGAATTGCTTAGCTATGCCGGCCCATTTGTTGTTACTGGTATAGCCACATCGCTTTATCAGTTCATCGATCAGTTTACGATGCCGCGTGCGCTGGAAGCGATTGGACAAGGAAATGTAGCTGTAGATATCTTCGGGGTAATAAATTTTTACGGTCAAAAAATCATCACTATACCCATGACACTGTCTATCGGATTATCCTTGGCTGCAGTTCCGGCCATCACCCGTGCATTTTTCGCCGATGACCGAAAATTGTATTTACAGCAAATCAATCAGTCATTGCAAATCGTGCTTTTCTTGATTTTGCCTGCCAGCATCGGTATTGCATTGCTGGGAAGTGAAGCCTACACAGCGTTTTATGGAACGGAAGCTGTTCTCAATCCTGATATAAGAGCGGGTAATCTTATGGTTTGGTACGCACCAGTAGCACTGCTGTTTGCATTGTTCACGACAACGTCATCCATCCTGCAGGGTATAAATGAACAGCGCTTCTCCGTCATCAGTTTGACAGCAGGATTATTAGTGAAGATTTTCTTCAATATTCCGCTCATCCATGCATTCGGAGCCAAGGGAGCCATCTTTGGTACGGCGTTGGCTGTCGGCATTGCAACTGTGCTGAACTTCCTGAAGATGAAGCATGTGCTGCATTTTCCGGTGCGTCAGCTCGCAAAGCGGACATTGCTGATTTTGATTTTCACGGCAATCATGTCTGCGGTTGTGCTTCTTATCAAGTTTTTGCTTGGATTTGCCATTACATTCCAGGATGGACAGGTTGCATCGGCTGTCATCATCTTCGTCTGTGCTTTGTTTGGAGGGGGCGTATACATGATCCTATCCTATAAATCCACGCTGCTTGAACGAGTACTCGGAAATCGGATCGGGTTCCTCGATCGTTTATTGAAAAGAAGGAAGGGTTAA